In a single window of the Balaenoptera acutorostrata chromosome 3, mBalAcu1.1, whole genome shotgun sequence genome:
- the RPS27L gene encoding 40S ribosomal protein S27-like isoform X1: MPLARDLLHPSLEEEKKKHKKKRLVQSPNSYFMDVKCPGCYKITTVFSHAQTVVLCVGCSTVLCQPTGGKARLTEGCSFRRKQH; this comes from the exons ATGCCT TTGGCTAGAGATTTACTGCATCCTTCCttggaagaggagaagaaaaaacataaaaagaaacggcTGGTTCAAAGTccaaattcttattttatggatGTAAAATGTCCAG GCTGCTACAAGATTACCACGGTTTTCAGCCATGCTCAGACAGTGGTGCTTTGTGTAGGTTGTTCAACCGTGTTATGCCAGCCGACAGGAGGAAAGGCCAGACTCACAGAAG GGTGTTCATTTAGAAGAAAGCAGCACTAA
- the RPS27L gene encoding 40S ribosomal protein S27-like isoform X2: MDVKCPGCYKITTVFSHAQTVVLCVGCSTVLCQPTGGKARLTEGCSFRRKQH, translated from the exons atggatGTAAAATGTCCAG GCTGCTACAAGATTACCACGGTTTTCAGCCATGCTCAGACAGTGGTGCTTTGTGTAGGTTGTTCAACCGTGTTATGCCAGCCGACAGGAGGAAAGGCCAGACTCACAGAAG GGTGTTCATTTAGAAGAAAGCAGCACTAA